A single window of Nicotiana tomentosiformis chromosome 1, ASM39032v3, whole genome shotgun sequence DNA harbors:
- the LOC104114944 gene encoding transcription factor bHLH91-like has translation MYVESDCFDPAASVQHEGLAEDVFEIEENTYNNSSQQNAAFVAAAALEMQLQQQLNLEMEQCYNTTHNNNSMQELVHEHNNQGISCDQSNWGEMSFPPYQNQEDNNNFQHVAHDIQNGHQQQNFPNSLPEAPYNLPTPDLLNMFPLPRSSISFTNTNTTQSSNLLTSLGLLGDINIPAADGASTTSAVYDHSLLPLNLPPQPPLLRELFHSFPHDYGLGNLRSNTSSFFNGLEERDQLSGALYQDGEERPFDNRIFEFSADMNGIAKNRDIGKDTKHFATERQRRVHLNDKYKALRSMVPNPSKNDRASIVKDAIEYINELKREVHDLEVMVEKKRCNRDRIKRQKTKEGGNSMDGTDAKQMDEVDQSYNGNSLRSSWLQRRSKNTEVDVRVVDDEVTVKVVQQKRINCLLFASKVLDDLQLDLHHVAGGLIGDYYSFLFNSKICEGSTVYASAIAKKLIEVVDIQYAAIAPTNSY, from the exons atgtatGTAGAAAGTGATTGTTTTGATCCTGCTGCCAGTGTGCAGCATGAAGGACTAGCAGAAGATGTTTTTGAGATAGAAGAAAACACATATAATAATTCCTCCCAACAAAATGCTGCATTTGTGGCTGCAGCAGCCCTGGAAATGCAACTTCAGCAGCAACTGAATCTTGAGATGGAACAGTGTTACAATACTACTCATAACAACAACAGCATGCAAGAATTGGTACATGAACACAATAATCAAGGAATTTCTTGTGATCAATCAAATTGGGGTGAAATGAGCTTTCCTCCATACCAAAATCAagaagataataataactttcaACATGTTGCTCATGACATACAAAATGGTCATCAACAGCAAAATTTTCCCAATTCACTGCCTGAAGCTCCATATAATCTTCCAACCCCTGATCTTCTCAACATGTTTCCTTTGCCTAGATCATCAATTTCCTTCACAAATACTAATACAACTCAATCTTCAAATTTATTGACTTCACTAGGCTTACTAGGTGACATTAATATTCCAGCAGCAGATGGTGCATCAACTACAAGTGCAGTCTATGACCATTCTTTACTTCCATTAAATCTACCCCCACAACCCCCTTTACTGAGAGAATTATTCCACTCTTTTCCACATGACTATGGCTTGGGAAACTTAAGAAGTAATACTAGTTCTTTCTTTAATGGGTTGGAGGAGAGAGATCAGTTGAGTGGTGCTTTGTATCAAGATGGAGAAGAAAGGCCTTTTGACAATAGGATTTTTGAGTTTTCTGCTGATATGAATGGTATTGCTAAAAATAGGGATATTGGTAAAGATACAAAACATTTTGCTACTGAGAGACAGAGGAGGGTGCATTTGAATGACAAGTACAAAGCTTTGAGAAGTATGGTACCAAATCCTAGCAAG AATGATAGAGCATCAATTGTGAAGGACGCTATTGAGTACATCAATGAGCTAAAAAGGGAAGTGCATGATTTAGAAGTTATGGTGGAGAAGAAGAGATGCAACAGAGACAGGATTAAGAGGCAAAAGACAAAAGAAGGTGGTAATTCAATGGATGGTACTGATGCAAAGCAAATGGATGAAGTTGACCAATCTTACAATGGAAATTCATTAAGGAGTTCATGGCTGCAGAGGAGGTCCAAGAATACTGAAGTTGATGTTCGCGTTGTAGACGATGAAGTTACTGTCAAAGTTGTTCAGCAAAAGAGAATCAATTGCCTTCTTTTTGCATCTAAGGTTCTTGATGACCTTCAACTGGATCTTCACCATGTTGCTGGGGGACTTATTGGTGATTACTACAGCTTTTTGTTCAACTCCAAG ATTTGTGAAGGATCTACAGTGTATGCAAGTGCAATAGCCAAGAAGCTCATTGAGGTTGTGGACATACAGTATGCAGCAATTGCACCAACTAATAGCTATTAA
- the LOC104114933 gene encoding transcription factor bHLH91-like encodes MLSCTVSKCSDHFRRMYAESLAFDPTSHEQDEGTEEKGLLQNHSTTCGTNFSLGLELQQQQLNLEMGKFHSTLNSNIIQTENNLIREFGHEHNNNTVLSYGQANWEEMGFNPYDHQHGHERHQISNFPISTLITNNPSNPIANTSLGHWVGFPRTELASTSTNLFYDPQQNMPVNICTTQPSLFKELFQLSPHGSYGLGSSGTGSFFSHGVAEEEVTGALYHDAGSFDINYAAKKREGKDIKHHASEKQRRVHFSDKFQALRALIPNPSKNDRATIIADAIGYINMLKTKVNELKNEVEKKERVKRQRTEDGSCGFNTVMEAAENHVNMRSSWLQKKSKNTEVDVRIMDDEVTVKLVQQQKRMNCLLFVSKAFDEFQLDIHHVSGGLIGDHYSYLFNSKICEGSTVYASAIANKVIEILDKEHAPIAPSCDL; translated from the exons ATGCTATCTTGCACTGTTTCTAAGTGTAGTGACCATTTCAGAAGAATGTATGCAGAAAGTTTAGCTTTTGATCCTACTTCTCATGAGCAAGATGAAGGGACAGAAGAAAAGGGTTTGCTTCAAAATCATTCAACAACTTGTGGTACTAACTTTTCCTTGGGATTGGAACTACAGCAGCAGCAGCTGAATCTTGAAATGGGAAAGTTTCATTCTACTCTAAATAGCAATATTATCCAAACTGAAAATAACTTGATTCGGGAATTTGGGCATGAGCACAACAATAACACAGTGTTATCTTATGGTCAAGCAAATTGGGAAGAAATGGGTTTTAATCCTTATGACCATCAACACGGCCATGAGCGGCACCAAATTAGTAATTTCCCCATTTCAACATTGATCACTAATAATCCATCAAATCCCATAGCAAATACATCACTAGGCCATTGGGTGGGTTTTCCAAGAACAGAATTAGCCTCAACTTCAACTAATCTTTTCTATGACCCACAACAGAATATGCCTGTGAATATTTGTACCACACAACCTAGTTTGTTCAAAGAGTTGTTTCAGCTTTCCCCACATGGCTCCTATGGCTTAGGAAGCTCAGGGACTGGCTCTTTTTTTAGTCACGGGGTTGCTGAGGAAGAGGTAACTGGTGCATTGTACCATGATGCTGGGAGTTTTGATATCAATTATGCAGCTAAAAAGAGGGAAGGTAAGGATATTAAGCATCATGCCAGTGAGAAACAAAGGAGAGTTCATTTCAGTGACAAGTTCCAAGCATTGAGAGCTTTGATCCCAAATCCCTCAaag AATGATAGAGCAACAATTATTGCGGATGCTATTGGGTACATCAATATGCTGAAAACAAAAGTAAATGAGCTAAAGAATGAAGTAGAAAAGAAAGAGAGGGTCAAAAGGCAAAGAACAGAAGATGGTTCATGTGGTTTCAATACTGTAATGGAAGCTGCTGAGAATCATGTGAATATGAGGAGTTCATGGCTTCAAAAGAAATCAAAGAATACTGAAGTTGATGTTAGAATTATGGATGATGAAGTGACTGTTAAACTTGTCCAACAACAGAAGAGAATGAattgccttctctttgtttcaaaAGCCTTTGATGAGTTTCAGCTGGATATCCATCATGTTTCTGGAGGATTAATTGGTGATCACTATAGCTACCTCTTCAACTCCAAG ATTTGTGAAGGTTCAACAgtatatgcaagtgcaatagcaAACAAGGTTATTGAAATTTTAGACAAGGAACATGCACCCATTGCACCAAGTTGCGATCTTTAA